GTTTTAAGAAATGAAGGGACATTTAATTCACACTCGGCTCAAGAGATATGTGGCTTCGTGGACGCCATGACACCACCAACACCACGCCCCCTCATCCACCCTGGGGGTGTTCAAGATGTCAACGTTTCACAATATATTGCAGAACAAAATAAATTGCAAACAGTCGCTTACTGTAAACACAAAACAATAGTGTACACATAAAACCTCTTGATAGCCAGTAAAATGAATATTTTCAAAACTGAAGCTTTGCTTAGTTAACATATAATAACATGTACTTGGATTTGMGTAGGACTTTTGGAACGGGTGCATGCCCATTTATGTATGGTGGACAAGCCGAGACAACTTGCATTCAAGACTGTGACAATACTGGGTCCAGACAACACACATCTYACTATAACTAATCCAATTTGACCATTACTTTCATTATTATGAATAGTTCATATAGCCATCATAAACATATCAGTCACATATCAGTCACTCAGAGTGATGGGACAGAGATCTCCAATTTTATTTAGATATAAACGTTGCTGAGCTTCTCTGTAAGCCCTCCTTCCTGtaaataaatatagaaaaaatGACAAAGATAATCACATCACACAGTGTCTCACAATAACAAACATTTTATCTACTGAATGAATATTTGGCTTATGTTTGACTTAAAAGAGATCCATAGATCTTACGCCTCTCTCTTGAAGGTTTCGTGAGATATCTTGTCCTTGGCCACACCTTCAGGACACTCATTAAACTTCTCAATCCCCAAAGTGGTTAGTGCTGTGAAACAGAATCATACATAGTATGTTGAATGAGTGTTTCCTTGGGAGTGATGGAGAGGCATAAACATTAGGTTGTGGTATAGTATTATTAGACTTATAGGCTTAGACTTATATAGGCTGAATCCTCTGTATTCCCTTGGTATGCCCCCTACTTGTTTTTGATGCACTTATCTGATACAGTCCAATCCCCTCCATATTGTTTCTCGGCCATTGCCTCGCACATGATCAAATGGCCAATTTCTGACTCACCCTCCTTGTACTGAAAAAAAGTGATGTGCCCTTGGTTGTTAGGATCCAAGATGCCCAAAACGGCATCCAGGTTTGTGTCATTGAACAGGCTTGGGCAATCCAGTGACCGCATTTTGGATGCTCTCAGTTGTTCAAGCTGTGTGATCAGGAACTCGTTTGGTCTCTCTGTAGTAGAAACAGCACAGATGATGGGGGAAAAGACATGTCATGTGTAGGTAGGCTATGTCATAGGAATGATCCTCCTGTTTTGCAGTAGATCACACATtgcctctgtaccggtaccccctgtatatggcctcgctattgttattttactgctgctgtttaattatttgttacttttattttctattttttactttttacttctcaaagcattgttggttaatggcttgtaagtaagcatttcacggtaaggtctactacacctgttgtattcggcccatgtgacaaatacaacttgatttgactTTAACCCGACCTTATATCTCAACCATTCTCTTTTGCAAACTAGTGTGAAACAGATCATGAAAAACAACACTATAGTATAAGAAAGAATACAAAACACGAGATTTGGGGGGGATTTAAATGACTAATGTTGCCAAAGAGGATGCTAGTGAGGAGTTTATTATGACGGCCCTCTTTCCTAACGTTAGTCAATCAGTCAGTGTAGTTAGCGTTAGCACATCAGGCTAGCTTACGTTTTACTTCAACCACCAAACAAGATGGGAAGAAAATGTtaacaaataatgaaaaataagTCTAACCTGGTCTGTAAAAGAAGAGCATGCTTGTTAAATTATCCATGAGTTCGATAATTTTGTGTTTTCTAAGATAATCTGCAGCCTCTTGCTCTCTTGGTGTCGCCATTCTTCTGAAAagtatatgtagctagctacattggtTGCTATGGATACGCCAAATCGTCTGGCGCTGTCTGCGAGAATGGTCTGCTGTGCGCTCCTCCTCGTCTAGCGCTCTGAATGATCAAAATCAGAATGATAACTATAAGAATAATTTAAGTTTATTCATTAATAAATAATGACTCAGATTTtgatatatattttgttgttgttgcgtgtGGACCCAACATAAAAGTCTATTAAAAGCATAAACACAATAAACATTTTATTCACATCTGTTGATTTAAAACCCAATGAAcatttcatac
This portion of the Salvelinus sp. IW2-2015 linkage group LG4q.1:29, ASM291031v2, whole genome shotgun sequence genome encodes:
- the efcab10 gene encoding EF-hand calcium-binding domain-containing protein 10, with protein sequence MATPREQEAADYLRKHKIIELMDNLTSMLFFYRPERPNEFLITQLEQLRASKMRSLDCPSLFNDTNLDAVLGILDPNNQGHITFFQYKEALTTLGIEKFNECPEGVAKDKISHETFKREAKEGLQRSSATFISK